CTGCGCTTTTGGGGCGATGCAGTCCATTCTGcttgttatttaattaacagAATGCCCTCTTCTTCTATTCAAAATCAGGTTCCGCATTCCATATTGTTTCCTCAGTCACATCTCTATCCTATACGCCCTCGTGTCTTTGGGAGCACATGCTTTGTTCATAATTTAGCCCCAGGAAAAGATAAATTAGCTCCTCGTGCCCTcaaatgtgtctttcttggttacTCTAGAGTTCAAAAAGGGTATCGTTGTTATTCACATGATCTTCATCGATACCTTATGCCCGCTGATGTTACATTTTTTGAGTCTCAGCCTTGCTATACATCTTCTGATCATACTGATGTCTCTATGGTCTTACCCATACCTCAAGTTTTACCTGTGCCAACCTTTGAGGGATCTACAGTTACGTCTACATCTCCAGTTGCAGTGCCGCCACTACTAACTTATCATCGTCGTCCACGTCCAACCCTAGTCCCAGATGATTCATGTCATGCGCCAGACCCTGCTCCTATTGCAGACTTGCCTCTACCTAGCCCACCGCTTACACTTCAAGAAGGTATACGATCTACTCGAAATACTAACCCGTATTATACCTTCAAAAGTTATCATCGTCTATCATCACCCCATTATGCCTTTGTGTCGTCTTTGTCCTCTGTTTCCATTCATAAGACTATAGGTGAAGCACTTTCTCATTCTGGATGGAGGCAGGCTATGGTTGATGAGATGTCTGCTTTACATAAGAGTGGTACTTGGGAGCTTGTCTCCCTTCCTGCAGGTAAATCTATTGTTGGCTATCGTTGGGTTTATGCAGTCAAAATTGGTCCAGATGGTCAGGTTGATCGACTTAAGACTCGCCTTGTCGCCAAAGGGTATACTCAGATATTTGGGCTAGATTATAGTGACACTTTCGCTCCTGTGGCTAAAATAGCATATGTTCGTCTTTTTCTATCTATGGTTGTCGTTCGTCATTGGCCTCTTTATCAGTTGGACATAAAGAATGTTTTTCTGCATGGTGATCTTGAggaagaagtctatatggagcaaccacctGGTTTTGTTGCTCAGGGGGAGTCTAGTAGCCTTGTATGTCGATTGTGTAGGTCACTCTATGGTCTGAAACAGTCTCCTCGAGCTTGGTTTGGGAAGTTCAGCACAGTAATTCAGGAGTTTGGCATGACTCGTAGTGGAGCTGATCACTCTGTGTTTTATCGACATTCTGCACCAGGTCGATGTATCTATTtggttgtttatgttgatgatattgttatcACCGGCAATGATCAAGATGGTATCACCGATTTAAAGCAACATCTTTTTAAGCACTTTCAGACTAAAGACCTTGACAGATTGAAGTATTTTCTAGGTATTGAGATTGCTCAGTCTAGATCAGGCATTGTTATCTCTCAACGCAAGTATGCCTTAGACATTCTTGAGCGATAGGAATGATGGGATGTAGACCTATTGACACTCCGATGGATCCAAATGTTAAACTTTTTCCGGGACAGGGGGACCCACTTAGTAATCCTGAAAGGTATAGACGACTTGTTGGAAAGTTGAATTATCTCACAGTGACTAGACCAGACATCTCTTTTCCCATGAGTGTTGTAAGTCAGTTTATGACTTCCCCTTGTGATAGTCAATGGGAAGTAGTTGTTCGTATTCTTCGATATATAAAGTCAGCCCCTGGCAGAGGACTACTCTTTGAGGATCAAGGTCATGAGCATATCATTGGATATACAGACGCTGATTGGGCAGGATCACCCTCTGACAAACGTTCAACATCCGGATATTGTGTTTTCGTTGGAGGTAATTTGGTGTCGTGGAAGAGTAAGAAACAAAATGTGGTTGCTCGATCTAGTGCAGAATCTGAATATCGAGCAATGGCGACAGCAACTTGTGAGTTAGTTTGGTTCAAACAGTTACTGGAAGAACTAAAATTTGGCAAAATTGATCAGATGGAACTTGTGTGTGATAATCAAGCGGCTCTTCATATCGCATCAAATCCAGTGTTTACTCTCAGGAGATATTGTTACGaaatttgtgaagtcaaatgatCAGCTTGCAGATATGTTCACTAAGTCTCTCACATGTCCTCGTATTAATTACATCTGTAACAAGCTAGGTGCATACAATTTATATGCACCAGCTTGAGGGAGagtgttagaataggaataagtattttttacttagaataggaattagaataggaataagaataGGAAGTTTAGTTGGAAAAGGTTTCcaatgtagtgtctataaatagggtcttcaTGTAACAATATAGATGcgcaattcaataatattttctccattattTACGAACTACTGTACTATGACAGAAGTACTATCAGCACTCGGCAATTGTGAAACACAACAGGTTGGAACTCTCACAAGACATTGCTGAAACATTGCATGATATCATAAAGGAAGCCATGAAAGAAGCAGAGCATGATACATCCTTGTGGAACAtgccaaaatatattttagaatcTCCCAGGGGTCAGACAACAAATACTAACACATCAAATGACAAACTGTCCATTCTCTACTTCCTCCACCCTCTTTTGTGGTAAGAATAACAAGGATAAAGCAATGTTAAAGAATTACAAGAGTTCCACATCGTTGGTTAATGGGATGGGTGAACTCCTTATAAgacttgggcaatcctcctccctttgagctaacttttggggtgtgagttaggcgtAAAACCTAATTTAACAAGCAAAAACCATTATGATCCCACTCCAATCCCCTCCCTCCATTTCCCCTACCAACAATTTttcaaaagtaattaaaaaaaaaacatcaccgcaacataaaaagaaaaggaaagaaagaaaggcAAGTCctaattcattcttcattcgTAACTTGTCATATTCTGGCCAGTACAAattctattaaattttaaatgatgtgTACTGTTGTCATTCGAATATGCTTATTTCAGGGTAAATTTAGCACAAGAAAGCGTATATCAAACAACACACTATGTCCAACTCCTATCTCATGAACCTCTACAATATGAAAACAATTTTAGGTGATGAACATGCAGGTGATGATGTGCTACTTTTTCCACCAATATCCAATCAGAGTAACTGTGAGTTTAAAGCTTTTTACCATGTATTTCAAGAGACACGTAAAGACATAAAATTGTGGGACTATGCAATGTCACCTTAACTATTAGTAGAGTTGATTTAAATCTCCAGCTATCAGTAGAGTTAATTTACTTTATGCATCGACAAAGTATCCCATCAAGCAGAAGCTTTTTCAGTATACAAACCAGCACAGCCACACGCCTATTTCCCTGAGTGGAGCCTTTGTGCACTGTAGCTAGATTTTTACAAATATGCAATCTTAAGATTAGATGAATTGCTAAGAGATGACTCAGATCATAGTCCTGAATAAATTTTCTGGTCACATACTCTCAAGACAGAGTTGATACGGTCATCTAGgaaaaaatcaacaacaaaCAAAACCACACTTCAATTCCAAATTAGTTGATGCAGATAGCTATATTTATCCTTTATATCCATTCTGCTTCATCTAAGAAGAGATTAGACCCATTGAAATAGTAAAGCAGCAGGCCACCCTTTCACTCACCAGAAGAATCATATGGTAAATTATTGTAAGCATTCAAAGCAGCCATCCAACCTACAAAAACATGCAACAGTTCATTAACATTCTCGCTTGCAACTAATTGTTCATAAGAGAAACTGCTAACACCATTATTCATCCAAGAGTGGAAACTGGCTGACAAAGAATCAAAACAACTGAAAGAGATGGTATGTGAGGCTTGCTCACTCATCTTAATTGAGACCTATCCTACAACTGGCTAATTGAATTTGACAGGCATTCTTCCCAATTAGGTCAACAAATATTGATATGGAAAAGTGGCTGGATTACAGAATTTAATCAGAAAAACAACAGTAGTTGCTCATTAATGATGGGAAAAATTATGCCATCTAAATGCATATCACCATTCATCTCATTTGCCTCACAGACAGACGTGAAGAATTCAGTATCTATATACAAGTAAAGGACTAGATCCcacataaataataaagaaaatgaaggaaaataCATGGCTAAATATCATCACACCACACCAACTGAACTAGAGGAAAAACTGAAACCGAATGACCACAATACATTACAGCATAGGAAATGGTTAACAGAGAATATGTTAGTTACTGACAAGCTGTTATAGGAAGTAACAAATTCAGCCCAGAATTAGTCTAAGAAACATACGGCTATTTAGAAGCTGAAAAGCATCATTGCCAGAACATCCTTGTAGCGGTATTAACCCTGTCCAATGATTCTCATTTACTTGATATCTGCCACCAGCACCATCAGAAGATTTTGACCTGGAGGCACTAATTTGATTCTTCTCGCCATCATTACTATTGATGTTGACTTGTTCAAGTCGATCTGCAAAAATAAACTATCAGAGAAAAAATGTCTACCAATAGGTATAATTCAAAAGACCTCTCAGCTATTTATCCATAATATGTTTGGCAGTGGAACAAAATAGAAGTACCATAATATGCTAGGCAGTGGAACAAAATAGAAGTACCAGATGACAGAAATTACGTTCTTTTTGAACTTACATTCTATGTGGGTGGTTCAGCTTAGACTTTTAGGCAATCATCTACCTATCCCAGTTGTTTTGCCACAGTTCGGAACTCAGcccattcttcttcctttttggGGATAAAGTGAAAAACTTTAGTAATGTTTGGGCAAAACACATGCCTGTAAACAAAACCGAAAAAAGATGGTTTTCTACGAACGGCATTCAATCTTCCTATACATAAAGGAACCTTATGGGTGCACcaaaagaaataagagagaCTTCAAATCTTGGACCCACAATTGAGGAGATGTGGGGCTCACAAGGATGGATCTCAACTTCTGAAGAATGCTAAATGACTGGGAAATTGGTCGGGCATCTAAGTTACTGGAACTTTTCAGGGCACTACAGATGCTGATGACTCCCTTATGATGGAAGGGCACTAGCAACAAGAGATCTTCAGTGAAATCAGCCTATTCATTAGCTTCAAGAAATAATCATGATGACGCCTTAGAAGCAGAGTTAGAAGATCAGAGCTCCCTTTTAAGTTGTCACCCAGACAGGCCTGTTTAACTCAGGAAAAATTACAGAAGAGAGGAATGAGGATCCCAATTAAGGTTATGCCGTGCAGCATCAGAGTCTAACAACCGTCTGTTCTACATTGTGGTGTAACTGCTCAATTGTGGCAGAGTCAGAGTATAGTTGGTCTCAAATAGACAGTGCCAACAACTACAGCTACTTACTGAGATATTGGCACAATTAGGGAGATAATGTCAGGGCTCAGGCAAAAGAAGTGGTGAAATTTAAGGAAGATAATGTCAGGCAAAAGAAGTGGTGGAATTTCATTCCACCTTGTATTTGGTGGACAGCGAAGGAAAGTAAGGCCAGATGTTTTGAAGGCAGCAACAGCTCCATTCAGAAGATAAGGATGAACTGCTTTTTTGTTGTTCATGTTATGGTGCAAGGAGAAATATGTAAATGATGTAGAATCTATACAAGACATGATAGACTCCATGTGAGAAGTGCCAGCTTTTCCTAGTTTTGGAAGCTGGACATGGTTACCATCACAACCTTTGTGCTGAGTTTTCTAATACAAATGttactttctcaaaaaaaaaaaaaagccaacTCCTCAACTGAAACACAATTTATCTCTACATTCTCAAAGTCTCTCTTATTTCTTTCCCTCCAAACGACCCATACTAGTGCTAGTGGCCCAAGCTTCCGCATGTTGTGTCTTCTCCTTCAACCATAAATTGAATATTACCTCTTTCATCAAGGTTGGCATCACATAAAATATGTCACACCATCAAAGGACTTCCCACCATAATTTCGATGCTAATAAAATCAACAATGAATCAGGAGGTGATTGGCATCTTCACCCAAAGCAATGCACACAAAGCACCAACTGACATAGGTAACCTTCCTCTTCCCGGGTTCTCCGTCGCCAAGATCACCCCAGTCAAGTGGAAAACACATATTTAGTTCAAAAAGTCAATCTTTTCTCTAATAAAAACTTTGCACAATAGGACTTAACAACGAACACCCCCCCCCCTCCATACATCGTGGCTATCGTGCGATGCTTAGTTCATTCTTTTCCGACATCTTAATATTTATAGCCTGATGAAAAAGGTTTAATATTACAGGTTGGTTTAAATACTAACTAGGTTGGTTGTTAACATCTAGCGTGATTTTCAATCCTCTCTACTGTTATCAAAAGCAAAAAGCGCAAAAAAGCTCTTAGGTCCATTCAGGTTTTAAGCTCAACTAAAACATGGGCTTCAATGAAAAAAGATGCAAAGggagaaaaaatacaaatatttatgtttagtccaagacttataatttataagcatgaatgacaaatataGTAACAATAAAATcgaaaaataattactataaaatgaaatattactTGCTTAGTGTCGTCTCTTCATCATAGGTTCATTGACAAGCAAAAGTATGCTTTTAGAACCTTGTTAACAACACTGAACCGCACATTAAACAAGGCGAAGCGCTAACACGTTTTGAGCctcgcttcagggcttaagTACTCCTTTGATAACACCGATCATGGCACATTATAACCAAGTGTTATCCCAGTAAAACTTAACATATGCTATGTGAATAAACTGCTGGCGGGACttgcattaaaaaatgaaaatgaaaaagtgCTGTCTTTAGGAAAATCACCTAGATACCATCTCTGAGAAAGAAAGAGCCAAATAAAGCAGCATGCAATGATGATGGTCAATAATCCAAAAAGAACAACATTTTGGAGTGGGACAGTGCTGAAGTCAACTAAGGCACTAGCTCAAAAGATCAATTGGATAGTTTGCACTTACTCCAACACCTGCTAAAGTAGTTTAGAACCAGTGAATTATAAGCACTCCAGCAGACGACCAAAATTAAATTAGCGAActtataaaaagaatttttggGTTGTAGGTGTGTTAAAATTAGTTAGCTCCTCCAGATTTTCGCCTACCAAGTGAACGATTCATGCAATAGAAAGGGAAATCACAGAaacaaaaatcaattcaatgAAACATGTCCAAATTTAGCAATATACACAATTATGGAAACATCATCACAAATCCCGCTGATTGGGAGGGGCATAGCGTTTAAGGGGTGCAATGTTGGTGGTGGCTGATGAATCTATGGAAGGAATTTCCAgcatttttttgttcaaaagtGTTCACCAACTCTTTCGCCGCCGCCTCCGGTGTTTCTGTGGAAAATGAGCAACTTGTTTCTTCAGAATTTCCGGCGATAATGTCAGCCGAAGTTCACAACCCGTCGACGAAATTGGCAGATTAACGTAAGGGCTTTGGTGAAATCATGATTTGCTTTTAACACTCTGTTTGCACCTGTTGTTTCCTATTATATAatgttaaaataacaaaatattatgtTTGAACACTTGCTTAATTATacggaaaaaaaatcaatttttttttttggtttaaatatAAGGTCAATGGCCTTTTTATTTCAAACTAATTCTGTGCAAAATAGGCCACAACTGTGACCaacaaaccaaataaaaaacaaccaaaaaacAGCAAAATGGGTTAGTCCCTCCTCTGCATTAATGAATATTGTTTTTACCATCTTATCATGATTTTTCGTGTTGAAATTTGAGCTTAATCAATGATTATCGAAGTGTTTTGGTAGCTGTGAAGAGTTGAACACATTTTTTTAGATTTGTTGATCTAATGTAATGTTTGCTAGTTTATCTGTCACATGATTTGTCTCCCTAAAAACATGATTAATATACACTATGAATTTCTCATGTGTTGCTTCATTTCCTCCATCCGGTCTATGAGCTTTCAAGGTATATTCTATTCcttggaaataatatttttcaaattgagcGAGTGTCACACCCCAAAATAGGGAGGCATAATTGGCACTCAACAACCTAGTTGATCAAGTTAGCCACTGAAACATATTAACTAACCAAACTGTGAGGCAAAAAGATCAGGGAGCACAACATCTTAAATGTAAAGCCTAGACCGTGAAGGTCATGACCTGTATGATAATAACTCATACAACCAATGGTAGACaagcccaaaaaaataaaaatgcacgAGCTAGCTGATGAGGCCACAACTGAAGACACAcctacctatatatatatatatatatatatatatatatatatagatagatagatagatagatagatagatagatagatagagagagagagagagagagacgcCAAGTCTATAGGCTGGAGATGGAAACTTACAAAAGACAACCCAAAAAACTGTGTCCATAATAGCCTCTACGAGTGACATAAGCACTATCAATACAATGCCCCGACTTTACCCAAAATGTACAACAAACCTAACATCCTCTGATACCCCAGGAGAAGATGGAACTTACCAACTCACAACTGAACATGAATCTTAGCGGGTGGTTCGATCAGAATCTATGCCTAAACCTACTCGCACGAAATAAAAAACAGCGTCTTCAGGCAATGGGACGTGAGTACGAATAAAAATATACTGGTATCTAAAGCGAAAAGTAGTATGATAAGCAGCTACTGTAAAAGGGTAATAGAGATACCACCTGAAATTGAAACTCAAATAATCTTCATGATTGACATTTGGCCTCCCACTATTTAAATATGCATGGTATGCTCGAATAATTGTATGTCatgaatacatatatatagatgcAAATGCATGACATATTCAACCAAATGCTAGCAACGGCGGTGTTTGCTGGTAGCTAACCGACATTATATTCGTCAACTTGTGGTCATAAGTGTCTTATACGTATAAATATAGGCAATAGGCCCCATACCACCTGCTTATAGCTCGAGAGTAGAATGCATAGCATGCCATGTCATGAATTTAAAGCACATGTATATTACCGTTGTCACGTTGCAAATCTTGGCCTGTTTGTGTACTCTTATTCTCATAATCCCGTAATCACTTATGACATCTAACCATCTCATGGAACCTCATATGTTCTTTCGAATAAGCTTGAAAACTTAACCCGGCTTTTAGAAAGATAATCTAAGCTTGAAGATGTTCACAACAAGTTTAACGTGATTTATTTAGTTCCTATACTTAGTTCTTAGATGATTTATAAAAGAAGTATTTCAAAATCAAGTGTTTTAATAGTTTAAACATTTAAGTTATGTTTGAGAGTGTTGAAAATTGTGAGTTACTTTAAAGATTTTCATAATAAACTTCAGAGGGGAAAGAaagctaattaaaaataataagggTCTCATGTAATATTTTTAACACACACCACCGAAGGTTGAACAAGAATTCATACATATGGACTTATAATCAAAAAATCGAGAATTATGTAAATAATTCGGTTGAGATCCCAAAGTCTTTCATACAAGGTCTTTATAGCAAGAGAAAAGTAAAATATCACATTTAGTATTTTAGAAATTTCTCAAGAGTCGTGCTAAAATGAAGAACGGAGCTTAGCCTTAACATACCTTTCCAATGAACACTCAAATGCCCACAGTTTCTTCATAAAACTTGTTCCTTACATCCTAAGCTTCGCAAACATTATATACACACAACTGGTACACACTATAGCAATTCATAATTGAGCTTAACTCGAAAGATCTGTCATATGGCCCCAATTTGATGAAATATCCATAGAACTTcgtaaaaacaataataaaaacgTCCGAGATGATTACCTTAGCAAACCAAGTGTAAATCTTGAAGAAACAACAATAactatcattttatattttcaaaaactaGTTTCAAACGCAACTAATGGAAGGGAAAAACAATTGCCACGTGTAAAGATCATGTTTCTAGGCACAGGGGCACCCTTTAATGGTAGAAATTGATAAAAACTAACCTTCATCATGCAATAACTTCATTAGAACCTTCCTTCAGCTTTCTTTTCTGGTTAGGAAGTGAAAAGAAATGTTTTATGGGTTAAAACGTCGAGTAAGCCGACATACTATATTTTTTACCCAACCCGATTCGCGACCTGAATTCTGAACAAAAATTTTTAAACAATGATTCGTAATGATACCAATATGGTATATATATACTAACTTAGTATCAGTTAAGCAAAAATATTAGCTTTACagataacaatacaatatatgatACTGATTTGATATCAGTTAAACGAAATGTGGGTATggattgtaatttttttcttttaaaaaagggtatttcttaaattattttgaattttatgatccatttatatagtttttctaaaatataagtaaaaaaaaaaaaaagaagcatacATTGAGGATGCAAAATGCAAATTAGTCTAAATTAGCACTAAAGgccaattttatttatttatttatatatataaaaaagcaACAATTAATTATGCAGAAATATATATAGTATTGTGATTTCATGAATAGCAATCTAAAAATGTCAGGAAACGAAGAAGAGAGAGTCCAAATTCGGGCTTCTCTTAAAGCTCAGAGTTGCTTCAATAATTATCCGAAATGGaaagaaaaggtaaaaattTAGTGTTGTTTAGTTGTACAAATTTTGCCAATGTTTGATTTaagtgtttgtttgtttgtagCTGAGAGAAAATTGTTACACAAGGGTCAGAGAAGATCGAAGCCGCCTTCTTTGGAAATTAAGGTTCGCCAACAATCAGCCACATCAGGTGATTTCACTACCATGACATGATATAATTGCATTGTGTATTCTC
The nucleotide sequence above comes from Solanum pennellii chromosome 9, SPENNV200. Encoded proteins:
- the LOC107031565 gene encoding uncharacterized protein LOC107031565, giving the protein ASALVDFSTVPLQNVVLFGLLTIIIACCFIWLFLSQRWYLDRLEQVNINSNDGEKNQISASRSKSSDGAGGRYQVNENHWTGLIPLQGCSGNDAFQLLNSRWMAALNAYNNLPYDSSERPVMYTERSPWGQSMLPHQLMLQAGGVSSPEVAGLFK